From a single Paraburkholderia edwinii genomic region:
- a CDS encoding peroxiredoxin, protein MSIRLGEDAPDFTAETTEGTIRFHDWIGDKWAILFSHPKDFTPVCTTELGYMAGLKAEFDKRNTKIIGLSIDPVTDHQKWVKDIEETQGHAVNYPLIGDSDLAVAKLYDMIHPNASGGTRTAADNATVRSVFLIGPDKKVKAMLVYPMSAGRNFDEVMRLLDSLQLNAKHAVATPVNWKPGDDVIIPTSVSDDDAHKKYPQGFKTLKPYLRYVTQPK, encoded by the coding sequence ATGTCGATTCGTTTAGGAGAAGACGCGCCCGATTTCACTGCCGAAACCACCGAAGGGACGATCCGCTTTCACGACTGGATCGGCGACAAGTGGGCCATCCTGTTTTCGCATCCGAAAGATTTCACGCCCGTCTGCACGACCGAACTCGGTTATATGGCCGGCCTCAAAGCCGAGTTCGACAAGCGCAACACGAAGATCATCGGGCTGAGCATCGATCCGGTGACTGACCATCAGAAATGGGTCAAGGATATCGAGGAGACGCAGGGCCACGCGGTCAACTATCCGTTGATCGGCGACTCGGACCTCGCGGTCGCGAAGCTATACGACATGATTCATCCGAACGCGAGCGGCGGCACGCGCACTGCCGCCGACAACGCGACCGTACGTTCGGTATTCCTGATCGGTCCGGACAAGAAAGTGAAGGCGATGCTTGTTTATCCGATGAGCGCGGGCCGCAATTTCGACGAAGTGATGCGTCTGCTCGATTCGTTGCAGTTGAACGCGAAGCATGCAGTCGCCACGCCGGTGAACTGGAAGCCGGGCGACGACGTGATCATCCCGACTTCGGTATCGGACGACGATGCGCACAAGAAGTATCCGCAGGGATTCAAGACGCTAAAGCCGTATCTTCGGTACGTCACGCAGCCGAAATAA
- a CDS encoding Fe2+-dependent dioxygenase — MIVSIPDVLSPADAAAMRAQLEAATDSWVHGRATAGYQGAPVKHNQQIAEGSPIALELGDRIVASLERNQLFISAVLPNKVYPPLFNRYEGGMHFGSHVDGAIRLVPGSGRRVRTDVSITLFLTPPDEYDGGELLIEDTFGLQEVKLPAGHAIVYPGTSLHQVRPVTRGARVSSFFWAQSLVRDDTQRALLFDLDNSIQRLNASNGDEAARRTLVGCYHNLLRMWSET; from the coding sequence ATGATTGTCTCCATTCCCGACGTACTGAGCCCCGCCGACGCAGCGGCCATGCGCGCGCAGCTCGAAGCGGCAACCGACTCATGGGTGCACGGCCGTGCGACCGCCGGCTATCAGGGTGCGCCCGTCAAGCACAATCAGCAGATTGCGGAAGGCTCGCCGATCGCGCTCGAACTGGGCGACCGCATTGTCGCGTCGCTCGAGCGCAATCAGCTCTTTATCAGCGCGGTATTGCCGAACAAGGTGTATCCGCCGCTCTTCAACCGCTACGAAGGCGGCATGCATTTCGGCAGCCACGTCGACGGCGCGATCCGGCTCGTGCCGGGCAGCGGCCGGCGCGTGCGCACCGATGTGTCGATCACGCTGTTTCTCACGCCGCCCGACGAATACGACGGCGGCGAACTGCTGATCGAAGACACGTTCGGCTTGCAGGAAGTGAAGCTGCCGGCCGGCCATGCGATTGTCTATCCGGGCACGAGTCTGCATCAGGTGCGTCCGGTCACGCGCGGCGCGCGCGTGTCGAGCTTCTTCTGGGCGCAAAGCCTCGTGCGCGACGACACGCAGCGCGCACTGCTGTTCGACCTCGACAACTCGATCCAGCGTCTCAATGCATCGAATGGCGACGAAGCCGCGCGACGCACGCTTGTTGGTTGTTACCACAACCTTTTGCGCATGTGGAGCGAGACCTGA
- a CDS encoding c-type cytochrome has translation MSSHSRLFRPAWRIAAAALVALCGGLAATCHAQGAKADAALVARGEYLAKAGDCFACHSTPRGKPFAGGLPMTTPMGRIYSTNITPDRETGIGRYSEADFMRAVREGVAPDGHALYPAMPYPSYAKVSDADMKALYAYFMQGVTPVKQANRATDIPWPLNMRWPLKVWNIVFLDHARYQTKANKDAQWNRGAYLVQGLGHCGACHTPRGVGFQEKALDESGRAFLTGAPLENWFASNLTGNHNTGLGRWSEEDLNTFLRTGANAHATAFGSMTDVINYSTQTLTDADTRAISRYIKSLPGGRSDDGRPYVPHPDGERVVLTAMPNNRGAHTYATYCMHCHGAGGLGAAPWLAPLAGNPNVLEPDPVSLINVTLNGTGALVIGGVPAPYPMPKYHAMLTDEQIADVLTFVRGSWNNDAPAVSAKAVEKVRSATRAP, from the coding sequence GTGAGCTCGCATTCCCGCTTGTTTCGTCCTGCATGGCGCATAGCCGCCGCGGCGCTGGTCGCACTGTGCGGGGGACTCGCCGCCACCTGCCACGCGCAAGGCGCGAAGGCCGACGCTGCGCTCGTCGCGCGCGGCGAATATCTGGCGAAGGCCGGCGACTGCTTCGCCTGCCACTCGACGCCGCGCGGCAAGCCCTTCGCCGGCGGCCTGCCGATGACAACGCCGATGGGCCGCATCTATTCGACGAACATCACACCGGACCGCGAGACAGGCATCGGCCGCTACAGCGAAGCCGATTTCATGCGCGCGGTGCGGGAAGGCGTCGCGCCGGACGGTCACGCGTTGTATCCGGCCATGCCTTACCCGTCGTACGCGAAAGTCAGCGATGCCGACATGAAGGCGCTTTACGCGTACTTCATGCAGGGCGTGACGCCGGTCAAGCAGGCAAATCGCGCAACCGACATACCGTGGCCGCTCAATATGCGCTGGCCGCTCAAAGTCTGGAACATCGTCTTTCTCGACCACGCGCGTTATCAGACGAAAGCGAACAAGGACGCGCAATGGAATCGCGGCGCGTACCTCGTGCAAGGCCTGGGCCATTGCGGCGCCTGCCATACGCCGCGCGGCGTCGGCTTCCAGGAAAAAGCGCTCGACGAAAGCGGGCGCGCGTTTCTGACGGGCGCGCCGCTCGAGAACTGGTTCGCATCGAACCTGACCGGCAATCACAACACGGGCCTCGGACGCTGGAGCGAAGAGGATCTCAACACCTTCCTGCGCACCGGCGCGAACGCGCATGCCACCGCGTTCGGCTCGATGACCGACGTGATCAACTACAGCACGCAGACGCTGACCGACGCGGACACGCGCGCGATCTCACGCTATATCAAGTCGCTGCCGGGCGGCCGCAGCGACGACGGGCGGCCCTACGTGCCGCATCCGGACGGCGAGCGCGTGGTGTTGACCGCGATGCCGAACAACCGCGGCGCGCATACCTATGCGACCTACTGCATGCATTGCCACGGCGCGGGCGGACTCGGAGCGGCGCCATGGCTCGCGCCGCTCGCCGGCAATCCGAACGTGCTCGAACCCGATCCGGTATCGCTGATCAACGTCACGCTGAACGGCACGGGCGCGCTCGTGATCGGCGGCGTGCCCGCGCCGTATCCGATGCCGAAGTACCACGCGATGCTGACCGACGAGCAGATCGCGGACGTGCTGACCTTCGTGCGCGGCAGCTGGAACAACGATGCGCCGGCAGTCAGCGCCAAGGCCGTGGAGAAAGTCCGCAGCGCGACGCGCGCGCCGTAA
- a CDS encoding EAL domain-containing protein translates to MRSRNIGVFCVFAVCMFAQAAYAAALVASAHGAGGRANVSGEGAFSGSDCAGPAVLRLPAPLGGMGMNRTLNGDAPVNCRFAPIATTGSGGGAQTSAPYDPAAQQPAAGNLTLDASAGQNLVSATSGGIGTSFVQPSAAHAPAAASATADNIHPSADSARGNAADAPGPAIDWPLLIRIGIAILLGAALIAALVAGVLLARARWFSQRATLARAAKRGLRRNEFHLEYQPVFYTRTQKCVGLEVMLRWRNPVHGIRGAEWYMEQLDRTPIAERILDYVFETAATELEALGQSDSLYLIVDVPASMLDSADSIAKLVRMANRLTAKSHVILQMPLDDMSEVVSAVAQLRNDRIRVGVSHVRSASPKLESAARAGCDFVKVDREVMGLEEGARAHQLQEMASAGRRLNMAVVVDGVEGVSQFHAVGKAHIDLAQGFYLGKAISASRFSTFFDDEMRHRKEDAPPRFMHAFQSH, encoded by the coding sequence ATGCGATCGAGAAACATCGGGGTGTTTTGCGTATTCGCTGTCTGCATGTTCGCGCAAGCGGCCTATGCAGCGGCGCTTGTCGCGTCGGCGCATGGCGCGGGCGGCAGAGCAAACGTTTCAGGCGAAGGCGCGTTCTCAGGGAGCGATTGCGCGGGGCCTGCCGTGCTTCGCTTGCCGGCGCCGCTTGGCGGAATGGGGATGAACCGCACGCTCAACGGCGACGCGCCGGTCAACTGCCGTTTCGCGCCCATCGCGACGACTGGCAGCGGCGGCGGCGCACAGACCTCGGCGCCGTACGATCCGGCCGCGCAGCAACCGGCCGCCGGCAATCTCACGCTCGATGCGAGCGCCGGGCAGAACCTGGTCAGCGCCACGAGCGGGGGCATCGGCACGTCGTTCGTTCAGCCTTCGGCAGCACACGCACCGGCCGCTGCGTCCGCGACAGCCGACAACATCCATCCGAGCGCCGACTCCGCGCGCGGCAACGCCGCGGATGCGCCGGGCCCCGCGATCGACTGGCCGCTTCTGATCCGCATCGGTATCGCCATCCTGCTTGGCGCTGCATTGATCGCCGCGCTGGTCGCGGGCGTGCTGCTCGCACGCGCCCGCTGGTTCAGCCAGCGCGCGACGCTCGCGCGTGCCGCGAAGCGCGGGCTGCGGCGCAACGAATTTCATCTCGAGTATCAACCTGTTTTCTATACGCGCACGCAAAAGTGCGTCGGTCTCGAAGTGATGCTGCGCTGGCGCAATCCGGTGCATGGCATTCGCGGCGCCGAATGGTATATGGAGCAGCTCGATCGCACGCCGATCGCCGAGCGCATTCTCGACTATGTATTCGAGACCGCCGCGACGGAGCTCGAAGCCTTGGGGCAGAGCGACTCGCTGTATCTGATTGTCGATGTGCCGGCGTCTATGCTCGACTCGGCTGACTCGATTGCGAAACTCGTCAGGATGGCGAATCGCTTGACGGCAAAAAGCCACGTCATTCTGCAGATGCCGCTCGACGACATGTCGGAGGTTGTGTCAGCGGTCGCGCAACTGCGCAACGACAGGATTCGCGTCGGCGTATCGCATGTGCGGTCGGCGTCGCCGAAGCTCGAATCGGCCGCGCGCGCCGGCTGCGATTTCGTGAAGGTCGATCGCGAGGTGATGGGCCTCGAAGAGGGCGCACGCGCGCATCAACTGCAGGAAATGGCGAGCGCGGGGCGTCGTCTGAATATGGCCGTGGTGGTCGACGGCGTCGAAGGCGTGAGCCAGTTCCACGCGGTCGGGAAGGCGCATATCGATCTCGCGCAGGGCTTCTATCTGGGCAAGGCGATCTCCGCCTCGCGCTTCTCGACGTTCTTCGACGACGAAATGCGGCATCGCAAAGAGGATGCACCGCCGCGCTTTATGCACGCATTCCAGTCTCATTGA
- a CDS encoding oxidoreductase: MSQANAGKVWFITGASRGFGALIARDALKRGDRVVATARNPQQVIDQLGDHPDLLAVKLDVTNEADAAQAVDAGIARFSRIDVLVNNAGYGLLGAIEESNDSEVRAVFNTNVFGLLNVTRAVLPHMRKQRSGHVINMSSVGGYSAYQGWGVYGSTKFAIEGLTEALAAELAPLGVHATVVEPGFFRTDFLNDNSLVSTRQQIADYAETVGVTRDFAAGANHAQPGDPQKLSTAMLKLADSDRPPVRLPLGSDTVARINAKNRHVESELEAWHALAVSTDFQ; encoded by the coding sequence ATGTCACAGGCGAATGCAGGCAAGGTCTGGTTTATCACGGGTGCGTCGCGCGGTTTCGGCGCGCTGATTGCGCGCGATGCGTTAAAGCGCGGCGATCGCGTCGTCGCTACGGCGCGCAATCCGCAGCAGGTCATCGACCAGCTCGGCGATCATCCGGATCTGCTCGCGGTCAAGCTCGACGTCACGAACGAAGCCGATGCGGCACAAGCGGTAGACGCGGGCATCGCACGTTTTTCGCGTATCGATGTGCTCGTGAACAACGCCGGATACGGCCTGCTCGGCGCGATCGAAGAATCGAACGACAGTGAAGTGAGGGCTGTATTCAACACGAATGTGTTCGGTTTGCTGAACGTCACGCGTGCGGTGCTTCCGCATATGCGCAAACAGCGCAGCGGACATGTGATCAATATGTCGTCGGTGGGCGGCTATTCCGCTTATCAAGGCTGGGGCGTGTACGGCTCAACAAAATTCGCTATAGAGGGGCTTACCGAAGCGCTCGCGGCTGAGCTTGCGCCGCTCGGTGTGCATGCGACGGTCGTCGAGCCGGGCTTTTTCCGTACCGATTTCCTGAACGACAACTCGCTCGTTTCGACGAGGCAGCAGATTGCCGATTACGCGGAAACGGTCGGCGTCACGCGCGACTTTGCGGCTGGTGCGAATCACGCGCAGCCCGGCGATCCGCAAAAGCTCTCGACGGCGATGCTGAAGCTTGCAGATAGTGACCGCCCGCCGGTGCGCCTGCCGCTCGGCTCCGACACGGTCGCAAGAATCAACGCGAAGAACCGCCATGTCGAAAGCGAGCTCGAAGCATGGCATGCGTTGGCGGTTTCAACCGATTTCCAGTGA
- a CDS encoding TonB-dependent receptor encodes MFKTTPVAAAAMAIFATPLYAQTTVPAAPAAPTATQVAQATTGAAPGAPTGTADAKDAGASGATEGAAPGATLPAVKVTGQTDTSNDFQPDISSVGAKVPTALRDIPQAAVVVPKAVLQSQAANSFTDALRNVPGITIAAAEGGSIGNNINLRGFSARTDIYLDGFRDRGQYYRDTFNLESIDVLYGPSSLYFGRGSTGGVINQVSKQPTLKPRADVSVQAGTHDRYRTTVDLDQPITDTSAFRINAFGQDLGSTRDVMKSKDYGVAPEVKFGIGTPTEITLTALIQHNNDQPDYGIPSLNGHPASVVGPSTFYGFTNDRTIQDVQTFSARIKHRFNDNVTLSNQTQYSHYSTNVQASNPAAVLTGPLATSTALTNGNFTTLNPAQLFVKMQGKDRVINDHSLYNTTELETKFATGFIKHDLLMGVDLSHETYSNQSYTATTPGLPSNTIAIVPLLDPPYVPTPGNLQVTRGNLAESSANGLGIYANDTVSIGEHWKVVGGVRWDRYEASINNSINAPGYATQTNYFTSVRGGIIWQPTDWQSYYVSYGTSFDPSLEALTLTNGQQNLPPVHNKSYEVGAKWDLLGGGLSVTQSLFNIDQTNARTQNVDGTYTLDGNIRVRGYQAGVAGRITNKWQVFGGYTYMDGDILEARDGTQGKTPANTPRNMLTLWTTYAFTPQWEIGGGPVYTGPRYAANNNLVEVPGYTRWDAMAAFHQKHYDIQLNLINLTNKHYYDAIIQSDGGRAVPALGRTFLATLNYRFY; translated from the coding sequence ATGTTCAAGACGACGCCAGTCGCGGCGGCCGCTATGGCCATTTTCGCGACGCCGCTTTACGCCCAGACCACGGTGCCCGCGGCGCCTGCCGCGCCCACCGCGACGCAGGTCGCTCAGGCCACAACCGGAGCCGCACCCGGAGCACCCACCGGAACCGCTGACGCAAAAGACGCCGGCGCTTCCGGCGCCACCGAAGGCGCCGCACCGGGCGCGACTTTGCCGGCCGTCAAGGTGACCGGCCAGACCGACACCAGCAACGACTTCCAGCCCGACATCTCGAGCGTCGGCGCGAAAGTGCCGACCGCGCTGCGCGACATTCCGCAGGCGGCGGTGGTGGTGCCGAAGGCGGTACTGCAGTCGCAGGCGGCAAATTCGTTTACCGACGCGCTGCGCAACGTGCCCGGCATTACGATCGCGGCGGCCGAAGGCGGCTCGATCGGCAATAACATCAACCTGCGCGGCTTTTCCGCGCGTACCGACATCTATCTCGACGGTTTCCGCGATCGCGGCCAGTACTATCGCGACACCTTCAACCTCGAATCGATCGACGTGCTGTACGGTCCGTCGTCGCTGTATTTCGGCCGCGGCTCGACGGGCGGCGTGATCAACCAGGTCAGCAAGCAGCCGACCCTGAAGCCGCGCGCCGACGTGTCGGTGCAGGCCGGCACGCACGACCGTTACCGCACGACTGTCGACCTCGACCAGCCGATCACCGATACCTCTGCATTCCGGATCAACGCATTCGGCCAGGATCTCGGCTCGACGCGCGACGTGATGAAGAGCAAGGACTATGGTGTTGCGCCCGAAGTGAAGTTCGGTATCGGCACGCCGACCGAAATCACGTTGACCGCGCTGATCCAGCACAACAACGATCAGCCCGACTACGGCATCCCGTCGTTGAACGGCCATCCGGCGTCGGTGGTGGGGCCCTCGACGTTCTACGGCTTCACGAACGACCGCACGATTCAGGACGTGCAGACGTTCTCGGCGCGCATCAAGCACCGCTTCAACGACAACGTCACGCTGAGCAACCAGACGCAGTACAGCCACTACAGCACCAACGTGCAGGCGTCGAACCCGGCGGCAGTGCTGACCGGACCGCTCGCGACGTCGACGGCGTTGACCAACGGCAACTTCACCACGCTCAATCCGGCGCAGCTTTTCGTGAAGATGCAGGGCAAGGACCGCGTCATCAACGATCATTCGTTGTACAACACGACCGAGCTCGAAACGAAGTTCGCGACCGGCTTTATCAAGCACGACCTGCTGATGGGCGTCGACCTCAGTCACGAGACGTACAGCAACCAGTCCTACACGGCGACCACGCCGGGCCTGCCGTCGAATACGATCGCGATCGTGCCGCTGCTCGATCCGCCTTATGTGCCGACGCCGGGGAATCTGCAGGTGACGCGCGGCAATCTCGCGGAATCGAGCGCGAACGGCCTTGGCATCTACGCAAACGATACGGTGTCGATCGGCGAGCACTGGAAAGTCGTGGGCGGCGTGCGCTGGGACCGCTACGAAGCGTCGATCAACAACTCGATCAACGCGCCGGGCTACGCGACGCAGACCAACTATTTCACGAGCGTGCGCGGCGGCATTATCTGGCAGCCGACCGACTGGCAGTCGTACTACGTGTCGTACGGCACATCGTTCGACCCGTCGCTCGAAGCGTTGACACTGACGAACGGCCAGCAGAACCTGCCGCCTGTGCACAACAAGTCGTATGAAGTGGGCGCGAAGTGGGATCTGCTGGGCGGCGGGCTGTCGGTCACGCAGTCGCTTTTCAATATCGATCAGACCAACGCGCGCACGCAGAACGTGGACGGCACCTACACGCTCGACGGCAATATCCGCGTGCGCGGCTATCAGGCCGGCGTAGCGGGCCGCATCACGAACAAGTGGCAGGTGTTCGGCGGCTATACGTATATGGACGGCGACATTCTCGAAGCGCGCGACGGCACACAGGGCAAAACGCCGGCGAACACGCCGCGCAACATGCTGACGTTGTGGACCACCTACGCGTTCACGCCGCAATGGGAAATCGGCGGCGGTCCGGTGTACACGGGCCCGCGCTATGCGGCGAACAACAATCTCGTCGAAGTGCCTGGCTACACGCGCTGGGATGCGATGGCCGCATTCCACCAGAAGCATTACGACATCCAGCTCAACCTGATCAACCTGACCAACAAGCATTACTACGATGCGATCATCCAGTCCGACGGCGGCCGCGCGGTGCCGGCGCTGGGCCGTACGTTCCTCGCGACGCTAAACTATCGCTTCTACTGA
- a CDS encoding xanthine dehydrogenase family protein molybdopterin-binding subunit, whose product MRIPPHSVERAFSRRDFLRAGLSVGVAASGGLLLGVSFNARSDGNTAAPSVIAGDGVVQPPSGVFAPDAFVRIDPDGSIVVVVPKVEMGQGVYTAIPMLLAEELEVPLDRVKIEHAPPDAKLYADPLLGQQATGGSLSIRATWEPMRRAGATARMLLINAAAQQWQVDATTCVARDAVITDTANGRTLGYGECASRAAGMPVGADLLKTVTLKKPQTFTLVGTPHKRLDSPEKVNGVARFGIDVREPGMLVAMVVNCPVIGGKLANVDDRVARSQPGVRQIVKLDNAVAVVADHTWAAKRGASALVIDWHEGANANLTSAMLFDDLRRASQHPGAIARKDGDVDAAFKGAAKNIDAVYQQPFLAHATMEPMNCTVHVTADQCEVWIGTQVPTRIVDEAVKVTGLPPEKIVVHNFLIGGGFGRRLESDVAHQAVAIGKQVNAPVKVMWSREEDIQHDMFRPCYFDSLAAGLDSNGKPVAWTHRIAGSSIVARWYPQWFQKGIDPDVIEVAATLPYDIHAQRIDYVRQEPRGIPTAFWRGVGPTRGTFVVESFVDELAHESKADPVEYRRALLGKTPRARNVLDVAVRASGWGTAMPKGKGRGVSVMNAFGSFLCVVAEVDVKDGDVRVERIVCAVDCGHVVNPNTIEAQIEGGAIFGITATLWGEITVKDGRVEQTNFTDYRVMRINEAPRIETIIVKSEEAPGGIGEPGTSAVIPAVTNAIYAATGTRVRRLPVGDQLRTGQTA is encoded by the coding sequence ATGCGCATTCCACCGCACAGCGTGGAGCGCGCTTTCAGCCGGCGTGATTTCCTGCGGGCCGGGCTCAGTGTCGGCGTCGCGGCGAGCGGCGGTCTGCTGCTCGGCGTGAGCTTCAATGCGCGCAGCGACGGCAATACCGCGGCCCCCAGTGTGATAGCCGGCGACGGTGTCGTGCAGCCGCCGTCGGGCGTGTTCGCGCCCGACGCATTCGTCCGTATCGATCCCGACGGCAGCATCGTCGTCGTCGTGCCGAAGGTGGAAATGGGGCAGGGCGTCTACACCGCGATTCCGATGCTGCTCGCCGAAGAACTCGAGGTGCCGCTCGATCGCGTGAAGATCGAACATGCGCCGCCCGACGCCAAACTGTATGCCGATCCGCTGCTCGGTCAGCAGGCGACCGGCGGCTCGCTATCGATTCGCGCGACATGGGAACCGATGCGGCGCGCCGGCGCCACCGCGCGCATGCTGCTGATCAATGCCGCGGCGCAACAGTGGCAGGTCGATGCCACGACCTGCGTCGCGCGCGACGCGGTTATCACGGATACGGCGAACGGCCGCACGCTCGGCTATGGCGAATGCGCGTCGCGTGCGGCCGGCATGCCGGTCGGCGCCGATCTGCTCAAGACCGTCACGCTGAAAAAGCCGCAGACGTTCACGCTGGTCGGCACACCGCATAAACGGCTCGATTCGCCCGAGAAAGTGAACGGCGTTGCCCGTTTCGGCATCGACGTGCGCGAGCCCGGCATGCTCGTCGCGATGGTCGTCAATTGCCCGGTGATTGGCGGCAAGCTTGCGAATGTCGACGATCGGGTAGCGCGCTCGCAGCCCGGCGTGCGGCAGATCGTGAAGCTCGACAACGCGGTGGCGGTGGTCGCCGACCACACATGGGCCGCGAAGCGCGGCGCAAGCGCGCTCGTGATCGACTGGCACGAAGGCGCCAATGCGAATCTGACGAGCGCGATGCTGTTCGACGATTTGCGGCGCGCGTCGCAACACCCCGGCGCCATCGCGCGCAAGGACGGCGACGTCGACGCGGCCTTCAAGGGCGCGGCGAAAAACATCGACGCGGTCTATCAGCAGCCGTTTCTTGCGCACGCAACGATGGAGCCGATGAACTGCACGGTTCATGTGACGGCCGACCAGTGCGAGGTGTGGATCGGCACGCAGGTGCCCACGCGCATCGTCGATGAAGCGGTCAAGGTAACGGGCTTGCCGCCTGAAAAGATCGTCGTGCATAACTTTCTGATCGGCGGCGGCTTCGGTCGCCGGCTCGAATCGGATGTCGCACATCAGGCGGTCGCGATCGGCAAGCAGGTCAATGCGCCCGTGAAAGTGATGTGGAGCCGCGAGGAAGACATTCAGCACGACATGTTCCGTCCGTGCTACTTCGACAGCCTTGCCGCCGGGCTTGATTCGAACGGCAAGCCCGTCGCCTGGACGCACCGCATTGCGGGTTCGTCGATCGTCGCGCGCTGGTATCCGCAGTGGTTCCAGAAGGGCATCGACCCGGACGTGATCGAGGTCGCGGCGACGCTGCCCTACGATATCCACGCGCAACGCATCGACTACGTGCGGCAGGAGCCGCGCGGCATACCGACCGCATTCTGGCGCGGCGTGGGCCCGACGCGCGGCACCTTCGTGGTCGAGAGCTTCGTCGATGAGCTCGCGCACGAATCGAAAGCGGACCCGGTCGAATATCGGCGCGCACTGCTCGGCAAGACGCCGCGCGCGCGCAATGTGCTCGACGTCGCGGTGCGGGCCTCCGGTTGGGGCACGGCGATGCCGAAGGGCAAAGGACGCGGCGTGTCGGTGATGAACGCGTTCGGCAGCTTTCTGTGCGTGGTCGCCGAGGTCGACGTGAAAGACGGCGACGTGCGCGTCGAGCGCATCGTCTGCGCAGTCGATTGCGGGCACGTGGTGAATCCGAACACGATCGAGGCGCAAATCGAAGGCGGCGCAATCTTCGGCATTACCGCGACGCTGTGGGGCGAAATCACGGTGAAAGACGGCCGCGTCGAACAGACGAACTTCACCGACTATCGCGTGATGCGCATCAACGAGGCGCCGCGTATCGAGACGATTATCGTGAAGAGCGAAGAGGCGCCGGGCGGCATCGGCGAACCGGGCACATCCGCGGTGATTCCGGCCGTGACCAACGCGATATACGCCGCGACCGGAACGCGTGTGCGGCGGCTGCCGGTCGGCGATCAACTGCGTACTGGCCAGACGGCGTGA
- a CDS encoding (2Fe-2S)-binding protein, producing the protein MFTVNVNGQNQQVDATPEMPLLWVLRDLVGLTGTKFGCGIAQCGACTVHLDGQPVRSCVTPIAAVGTRKVTTIEAVGNTPAGRKIQQAWLDLDVVQCGYCQSGQIMSAAALLAAHPQPSDADIDMAMAGNICRCGTYVRIRAAIKQAAKGA; encoded by the coding sequence ATGTTCACCGTCAACGTCAACGGACAAAACCAGCAGGTCGACGCGACACCCGAAATGCCGCTCCTGTGGGTGCTGCGCGATCTAGTCGGCCTGACCGGCACGAAATTCGGCTGTGGCATTGCGCAGTGCGGCGCGTGCACCGTCCATCTCGATGGCCAGCCGGTACGCTCGTGCGTCACGCCGATCGCAGCCGTCGGCACACGCAAGGTCACGACAATCGAAGCGGTCGGCAACACGCCCGCGGGCCGCAAGATCCAGCAGGCATGGCTCGATCTCGATGTCGTGCAGTGCGGCTACTGCCAGTCCGGCCAGATCATGTCGGCCGCAGCGCTGCTTGCCGCGCATCCGCAGCCGAGCGATGCGGACATCGATATGGCGATGGCCGGCAATATCTGCCGTTGCGGCACCTATGTGCGGATCCGGGCCGCGATCAAACAGGCCGCCAAAGGAGCGTGA